The segment ATGACCTGGGCAGTGGGTGCAAAAATGCACCTGAGAGGAAACGGGCTTTTGGAAACCATCGATAGTTCAAAAACGGTGTCGGATGAGAAAAAGGCTAAAGCCATGATATTTTTACGACACCACATCCATGATGGTTTAAAGGATGAATATATTACGAAAGAGGATCCTTGTGACCTCTGGAAATCTTTAAAAGAGAGGTTTGATCACCAGAAATATGTGATCTTACCGAAAGCTAAACACGAGTGGATCCATCTCCGGTTCCAGGATTACAAAAGTGTTAGTGAGTTTAATTCCGCGATGTTCGGAATTACTTCGAGGATGATGTTATGTGGAGAGAAAATAAGTGATTATGATATGATCGAGAAAACTCTCTCCACGTTCCATCCTGAAAATGTAATCCTGCAGCAACAGTATCGGGTGAGTGGATATACCCGTTACTCGGAGTTGATGCAAGTCCTCCTTGTAGCGGAGCAGAATAATCAACTCGTGACTTTAAACCATCAAGCTCGTCCCACTGGATCTGCTCAATTCCCAGAAGCGAATGTTGCATCATCCAGTTATGATAATAGGAGAGGACGAGGTCGTGGACGTGGTGGAAACCGTTATCATGGTCGTggaagaggacgaggaagaagattcCGTCCCTATgatgaaagaaataataaagacTTCCACGAAAATGAAAGGAATGAAAAGGGCCAGGATGATAAAAGGCAAACGGGATCGGTTTGCTACAGATGCGGTATGAAAGGTCATTGGGTACGTACCTGTCGTACACCAAAACATTTAGCCGATCTGTATAGAGAATCCCAAAAGGGAAAAGAGAAAGGAAGAGGTGAAACTAACTTCATCTCTGATGAACCTGGACCATCCTTTCATGGTTTAAACGATGATACTCATCTCGACGTATCAGACTTTCTGGTTGAACCAGAGAGTATCGATGAGTAATATAAATAGATGTGATATAAGTAGACTGTATTAtagtatctatatattttgttgtaagatatatgttatgtttgttatgtttaatgtttaataatatatgttttatgaatattttaaattcagaAAGAATGCCAAACTTTGAGACTATGGATGGAGATTTGTGTTTGGCAGATAGTGCGTCAACGCACACAATAATCAAAGATAAGAAATATTTCTCCAGTCTCAAAATAAGAAATTACGCTGGAAGCGTAAGTACAATATCTGGTAATGCAAATATTATTATGGGCTCTGGAAGAGCGAAATTTTCAATGCCAGGGGGAACGATATTTGAAATAAGTTATGCATTGTATTCCCCCAAGTCTCATAGAAACTTGTTAAGTTTTAAGGATATCCGAAGAAATGGATATCATATTGAGACTATGAATAAAGATGGCATTGAATTTCTTTGCATTAAGTCCGAGAGGAAACATATACTTGAAGAGTTAAGAATGTTATCCTCTGGACTATATTGTACAAAAATAACCATGGCTGAGTCCTATGCCGTGGTAAACATGAAGTTTActgatacatttaaaatatggCATGAAAGGCTAGGACATCCTGGTTCAGTCATGATGAGAAAGATAGTGCAAAATTCGAATGGCCATCCGTTGAAAAACGGAAAAATTTTGCAAACGGGCGAGTTTACATGTAATGCATGTTCTCAAGGAAAGCTTATAACTCGGCCATCACCAGCAAAAGTAGGCAATGAATCACCAATGTTTTTAGAAAGAATACATGGTGATATATGTGGGCCGATCCACCCACCGTGGGGCCGTTTAAGTATTTCATGGTATTGATTGACGCATCTAGTAGATGGTCAAGTGTGTCTCTTTTGACGATACGAAATACGGCTTTCGCAAAATTCATTGCCCAGATAATAAAGCTGAGAACGCAGTTCTCAGAGTATGCCATTAAGAAAGTAAGGCTTGATAATGCTGGTGAGTTTACATCGCAAGCCTTTGATGATTATTGTATGTCAATGGGGATTGATGTGGAACATCCAGTTCCCCATGTGCATACACAAAATGGCATGGCCGAGTCATTGATAAAACGGTTGCAGTTGATTGCAAGACCGTTAGTCTTGAGAACAAAGCTCCCAATTTCTGTATGGGGTCATGCTATATTGCATGCGGCTGCACTGGTTCGGCTAAGACCGAGTGCATATCATAAATACTCCCCTTTACAATTGGCATCTGGGCAAGAGCCAGATGTATCCCATCTCCGTGTCTTTGGGTGTGCGGTCTATGTTCCGATAGCtccgccacaaagaacaaaaatGGGCCCACAAAGGAGATTGGGAATTTATGTGGGTTATATGTCACCAAGTATAATAAGGTATCTGGAACCAGTAACTGGTGATATGTTTACGGCAAGATTTGCCGATTGCCATTTTAATGAGGATGAATTTCCAGCATTAGGGGGAGGAATTAGAGAAATTCCTAAAGAGCTTACTTGGTGTACACCGTCGTTGTTACACCTTGATCCCCCTACGAATCAAAGAGAGCTGGAAGTTCAGAAAATTGTGCATTTGCATAATTTGGCAAACCAATTACCAGATGCGTTCACAGATACGAGAAGGGTGACGAAGTCATGTATACCCGCTGAAAATGTTCCATCAAGAGTTGATGTTCCTAAGGAACAAACTGgtggaaataaaataaatgaaccTAGGGTTCAGTTAAAGAGGGGGAGGCCAGCGGGTTCTAAAGATAAAAATCcccgaaagaaaaagaaattggaTGAACAAATTAAGGTTCTAGAAGAACCTGATAGTGAAAAATGTCTTAAAGAAGGCATAGATAAAGATGATCCAGATGACGATAAGGGAACAGAAAAGTATGAGATTTCCATCAACTACGCCCGAGATGAAAAGATATGGATCAGAAATAAGATaaaagatgttgatggaatGTTTTCCTTTTCTGTGTCCAAAGAAATcgatcatgaaaatgatgatcccGATCCAAGGTCCATTTTAGAATGTCAAAAAAGACATGATTGGGAGGAGTGGAAGAAGGCCATTCAAATTGAATTACTCTCCCTGAATAAAAGAAATGTCTTTGGACCTATAGTCATAACGCCTGAGAATATAAATCCTGTTGGGTATAAGTGGGTATTCGTGAGAAAagtaaatgagaaaaatgaagTAACACGATATAAAGCCCGATTAGTTGCCCAAGGTTTTTCTCAGAAACCGGGAATTGATTTTGAGGAAACGTATTCCCCGGTAATGGATGCAATTACgtttagatttttgatgagcCTAACGGCGTCTAAAAATCTTGAAATGCATCTCATGGATGTTGTGACTGCATATTTGTATGGATCGTTGGATaacgatatatatatgaagTTCCCTGAGGGATTGAAAATGCCTGAAGCATTGAAAGAAAAATCCAGGGAGATTTGTTCGGTCAAGTTACAGCGATCACTATACGGATTAAAGCAATCCGGACGCATGTGGTACAATCGCTTAAGTGAATATCTTTTGAGTAAAGGATATGTTAATAATGCGATATGTCCATgcgtttttataaagaaatcgtCATCTGGCTTTGTGATCATTGCTGTATACGTTGATGACCTGAACATAATTGGAAATCAAAAGGAGGTTGATGATGCTCGAACTCATATGAAAGAGGAGTTCGAAATGAAAGATCTCGGCAAGACAAAGTTTTGTCTTGGGCTCCAGATAGAGCATCTCCGAGAAGGAATATTTGTGCATCAATCAAACTATACGAAAAGGTTATTGAAACGCTTTCGTATGGACAAAGCGACTCCTTTGAGTACTCCAATGATTGGTAGAACTCTCAATGTTGAGAGTGATCCTTTTAGGCCTTGCGAAGATAGCGAGAAGATATTAGGTCCAGAAGTACCTTATATGAGTGCTATCGGTGGGCTGTTATATCTTGCAAACTGTACCAGACTAGATATAGCTTTTGCTACTAATCTACTTGCGAGATATAGTTCTGCTCCTACTCGCAGACATTGGGACGGAATAAAGCACTTATTCCGTTACCTTCAAGGTACAGTTGATTTAGGGTTAATGTATTTAAGAAAACCCGAGTTTGGTATGGTTGGTTTTGCAGATGCGGGATACTTATCAGATCCTCATAAGGCTCGATCGCAAACCGGCTATGTTTTTACAATTGGTGGAACCGCGATCTCTTGGCGGTCCCAGAAACAAACTCTGGTTGCGACATCTTCAAATCATGTTGAAACTATTGCGCTTCACGAAGCATGTCGAGAATGTGTGTGGCTTCGGTCAATGAGTCACCACATACAAGAATCAAGCGGAATAGTCAACGAGAAAGAGCCAACGAAAATATTTGAAGATAATTCGGCTTGTGTTGCTCAACTCAAGGAAGGCTACATTAAGAACGACAGAACAAAGCACATCCCTCCAAGATTTTTCTCGTACATAAGGGAGCTCGAGAAAAATAGAGAAGTGGACATTAAATATGTACGGTCATGCGACAATCCAGCTAACTTGTTCACAAAAGCTCTTCCGACTACAACGTTCCGAAAACACGTCTATAGTATCGGAATGCGGCATTTGCGTGACCTGTGACAAGAAAGCTAGATCCACTATTCTCAGGGGGAGATTACGGGcagtgtactctttttcctttgtcATGGTTTTTGTCCTAATGGG is part of the Brassica rapa cultivar Chiifu-401-42 chromosome A09, CAAS_Brap_v3.01, whole genome shotgun sequence genome and harbors:
- the LOC117128295 gene encoding uncharacterized protein LOC117128295, with the translated sequence MHLRGNGLLETIDSSKTVSDEKKAKAMIFLRHHIHDGLKDEYITKEDPCDLWKSLKERFDHQKYVILPKAKHEWIHLRFQDYKSVSEFNSAMFGITSRMMLCGEKISDYDMIEKTLSTFHPENVILQQQYRVSGYTRYSELMQVLLVAEQNNQLVTLNHQARPTGSAQFPEANVASSSYDNRRGRGRGRGGNRYHGRGRGRGRRFRPYDERNNKDFHENERNEKGQDDKRQTGSVCYRCGMKGHWVRTCRTPKHLADLYRESQKGKEKGRGETNFISDEPGPSFHGLNDDTHLDVSDFLVEPESIDE